A stretch of the Lactuca sativa cultivar Salinas chromosome 9, Lsat_Salinas_v11, whole genome shotgun sequence genome encodes the following:
- the LOC111903951 gene encoding glutamate receptor 1.2 has protein sequence MANIRVLSFLLLILLSFQSLLTAHEDPTYKEVQVGVILDMESGVGKVIYRCITTAISDFYSANPHYTTRIVFTTRDTKGEPLSALSSALDLLENTEVKAIIGPESTAESRLLKVLEDKANIPILSFSTTPFLNRNPNLLGIPQDETTQFQGIAGMVDLFKATNVIVICEDTANGREMANYMVSAFQEKHIRITYITLISTFSSNEQVKVELRKLQTMQSMVFVMHTPPSLATDVFSMAKELGMMDEGYVWIITSKTTNYLDSMDAEAIKTMQGAVGFKSYVPASGELHSFVSKWRKEHYALDPFMEFKEVDFNGIWAYDAVYALAMAVESVQTRELASKELGTNIGTSLLLDKMLRVKFHGLGGEFKLMNGRSITKVMEVVNVIGKGDRRVGFWMMSTNGEFVKGIGIPDSISNRGLQSIIWPGGTTTFPKRRILQTNGNKKLRILFPNFGRFPNLVQVTVDPKTNVSGVSGFCGDVFSAAFKALDYGVGIEVVPFKYEVGITYNDLIQKIYRKEYDAAIGDFTITTNRSLYVDFTIPFTDLGVGIAARNTKNSMWIFLDPFSAGLWITSACFFLFLGFVIWFIEHPTNKEFQGSMIQQIGTTLWFAFSTLVYAHREKLQSNLSRFVVIVWVFAVLVLTSSYTATLSSVLTVQQIGMNEISTGFQNLSPVGGYVFNKLKPVDVNLEKLYTPEDYSKALRNGRVDAIVSEILYIKSFLAMYPATDVSLIATASTTNGFGFAFQKGSPLAREVSTEIAKMREDGTLKALEDKWLKRESAMMSKDFSSPSPKILNLYRLRGLFVISGVSMALVLFVSMIHLLHKKWHAKNITKTLRSVLRNTCTR, from the exons ATGGCGAATATCAGGGTACTTTCATTTTTGCTACTGATATTACTTAGCTTTCAAAGCCTTTTAACAGCACATGAAGATCCAACTTATAAGGAAGTACAAGTGGGAGTGATTCTTGACATGGAATCAGGGGTAGGGAAGGTCATTTATCGTTGCATTACCACAGCTATTTCTGACTTTTACTCAGCCAATCCTCACTACACAACAAGGATAGTTTTTACAACCAGGGATACCAAAGGAGAACCTCTGAGTGCCTTGTCCTCTG CTCTGGATCTTCTGGAGAACACTGAAGTGAAAGCAATAATAGGTCCAGAATCAACAGCCGAATCAAGATTGTTGAAGGTTTTGGAAGACAAGGCTAACATACCGATTctttccttctcaacaactcccTTTTTGAATAGGAATCCTAATCTTCTTGGAATCCCACAAGATGAAACTACTCAGTTCCAAGGCATTGCTGGTATGGTAGACTTGTTTAAAGCAACGAATGTGATTGTTATCTGTGAGGACACTGCAAATGGGAGAGAAATGGCCAATTATATGGTTAGTGCGTTTCAAGAGAAACACATACGCATTACATATATTACCCTAATTTCAACTTTTTCCAGCAATGAACAAGTCAAGGTAGAGCTTCGCAAGCTTCAAACTATGCAATCCATGGTGTTTGTCATGCATACACCACCTTCTCTAGCGACTGATGTTTTCTCCATGGCAAAAGAGTTGGGCATGATGGATGAAGGATACGTGTGGATCATAACAAGTAAGACTACAAACTACTTGGATTCCATGGATGCTGAAGCAATCAAAACAATGCAGGGGGCTGTGGGTTTCAAATCGTATGTTCCAGCATCAGGGGAGCTTCACAGCTTTGTTTCAAAATGGAGAAAGGAACATTATGCGTTGGACCCTTTTATGGAGTTTAAGGAGGTAGATTTTAATGGTATATGGGCATATGATGCAGTCTACGCACTTGCCATGGCTGTTGAGAGCGTACAAACTAGAGAATTAGCTTCGAAAGAGTTGGGTACCAATATTGGCACATCACTACTTTTAGATAAGATGTTAAGAGTCAAGTTCCATGGTTTAGGTGGTGAATTCAAGCTTATGAATGGAAGATCCATCACCAAAGTCATGGAAGTGGTGAATGTGATCGGTAAGGGTGATAGGAGGGTTGGGTTCTGGATGATGTCTACGAATGGTGAGTTTGTGAAAGGGATTGGAATCCCGGATTCCATTTCCAACCGTGGATTGCAAAGTATCATCTGGCCAGGTGGGACTACCACCTTTCCAAAGCGTAGGATTCTACAAACAAATGGCAATAAGAAGCTGAGAATTCTGTTTCCAAATTTCGGTAGATTCCCAAACTTAGTACAAGTGACTGTAGATCCCAAAACAAATGTATCGGGTGTGAGTGGCTTCTGTGGGGATGTTTTCAGTGCTGCGTTTAAAGCCTTAGACTATGGAGTAGGGATTGAGGTTGTTCCATTTAAATATGAGGTTGGAATTACTTACAACGATCTAATTCAAAAAATCTATCGTAAG GAATATGATGCTGCTATCGGGGATTTTACAATCACAACAAACAGATCTCTCTATGTCGACTTCACAATTCCCTTCACTGATCTTGGAGTTGGTATAGCAGCCCGAAACACCAAGAACAGCATGTGGATCTTCTTAGATCCTTTTAGTGCGGGTCTTTGGATCACAAGTGCTTGTTTCTTTCTCTTTTTGGGGTTTGTCATTTGGTTTATCGAACATCCTACAAACAAAGAATTTCAAGGTTCAATGATACAACAGATAGGAACCACCCTCTGGTTTGCCTTTTCAACCCTTGTTTATGCTCACC GGGAGAAACTGCAAAGTAATCTATCAAGATTCGTGGTTATTGTTTGGGTTTTTGCAGTGCTTGTTCTCACATCAAGTTACACTGCAACATTGAGCTCTGTTTTAACAGTACAACAGATTGGAATGAATGAGATCTCTACGGGATTCCAGAATCTTTCTCCAGTAGGAGGATATGTATTTAACAAACTGAAACCTGTTGATGTCAATTTGGAGAAACTATATACACCTGAGGATTACTCTAAAGCATtaagaaatggaagagttgatGCAATCGTCTCTGAGATTCTTTACATCAAATCATTCCTTGCAATGTATCCAGCTACCGATGTCTCCTTGATTGCAACAGCATCCACCACCAATGGTTTTGGTTTT GCGTTCCAAAAGGGTTCGCCCTTGGCGAGAGAGGTGTCGACTGAGATAGCGAAGATGCGGGAAGACGGGACATTGAAAGCATTAGAGGATAAATGGTTGAAACGTGAATCTGCAATGATGTCAAAGGATTTTTCTTCCCCTTCACCAAAAATCTTGAATCTTTACCGGCTTCGAGGTCTCTTTGTTATCAGTGGTGTGTCGATGGCATTAGTCCTTTTTGTGTCCATGATTCATCTTCTTCACAAAAAATGGCATGCCAAAAATATAACAAAGACACTAAGGTCTGTCTTACGAAATACATGCACAAGATAG